In Saccharomonospora marina XMU15, one genomic interval encodes:
- a CDS encoding 16S rRNA (uracil(1498)-N(3))-methyltransferase, whose protein sequence is MPDATPPVFLVATLPEGPHAVLDGEEARHAVTVRRIRQGERLALCDGEGGIAECVVESVRPGRAPSLELLVARRRLEQPPALRVTVAQALIKGDRGELAVELATEAGADAVVPWRAARSIARWEEGARGAKALGRWRNAARAAAKQARRGRVPVVSEPVDTDGLAHLVSRAAGAVVLDAAAARTLAEVELPQRGELVLVVGPEGGVTEEEADTLAAAGATRVRLGPTVLRASTAAAVALGALGALTARWR, encoded by the coding sequence ATGCCCGACGCGACGCCTCCGGTCTTCCTGGTGGCGACGCTGCCCGAAGGTCCGCATGCGGTGCTGGACGGCGAGGAGGCACGCCACGCCGTCACGGTGCGACGCATCCGGCAGGGGGAGCGGCTCGCGCTGTGTGACGGCGAGGGCGGGATCGCCGAGTGCGTCGTGGAGTCGGTGCGGCCTGGCAGGGCTCCTTCGCTGGAACTGCTGGTGGCGCGACGGCGGCTGGAGCAGCCTCCCGCGCTGCGGGTGACCGTCGCGCAGGCACTGATCAAGGGCGATCGGGGCGAGTTGGCCGTCGAGTTGGCCACCGAGGCAGGCGCGGACGCGGTCGTGCCCTGGCGTGCGGCGCGCAGCATCGCCCGCTGGGAAGAGGGCGCCAGGGGCGCCAAGGCGTTGGGCCGCTGGCGTAACGCGGCGAGGGCGGCCGCGAAGCAGGCACGTCGCGGCCGGGTGCCGGTGGTGAGCGAACCGGTGGACACCGACGGGCTCGCCCACCTGGTTTCTCGAGCAGCGGGTGCGGTGGTGCTCGACGCGGCCGCGGCCCGCACCCTCGCCGAGGTGGAGTTGCCGCAGCGTGGCGAGTTGGTCCTGGTGGTAGGGCCGGAAGGTGGCGTCACCGAGGAGGAGGCCGACACCCTGGCCGCCGCGGGCGCCACCCGGGTGCGGCTGGGCCCCACGGTGTTGCGTGCCTCCACGGCCGCTGCCGTCGCACTGGGCGCACTCGGTGCCCTGACCGCGCGCTGGCGATAG